Proteins found in one Vallitalea guaymasensis genomic segment:
- a CDS encoding S8 family peptidase codes for MKKNKYINLILLFICTICALYLFESNIYADDSLQKIITDDGKTDSVICKYFDNDDNKFKYKSINIKDIDKIRFKDNNISIQINNDNQYEYIQPDYKRKIHNITKLKDEWSTNKTALNVLSNYLKDNQDEVIVAVVDTGVEITHELLKDRLISGYDFIDHDDIANDKNGHGTHVAGIVAANTPENIKIMPIRAMDKYGYGYDSVLALGVYYAVKQGADVINLSFGGIGYSKYLDEALNYALDNNVLVVASAGNDSEDVSKFFPASKEEIIVVSSINELNDISLFSNYGNSIDICAPGSSIYSSSLDNQYSYMSGTSFASPFISSALALIKLEDKNRSPKEIEKILKMYTDDLGNEGYDNVFGYGSINFTNYVTVDKSFKIISPTSDIDINGKINIKYFSNGHIGDIIKFYFDNKLIDQKVIDSEGYNNYILQFEDKEFKAYNFRIELVHNNKVIYENKLKVKLLEYNTSFYMYDVNYKKIDDFEIQIYGIKDKNSKLVQRVNSNENGIAYTNLDEDIFRLYDRIVIITGGKQISENIDIPIYIKTIVSCGNKLLIPNNIQTVYLDEKMKNIREITINPFVNNYTIQPNNPIVKIIESEKPVYIECGSHVIKLHGWHSGSFEQYLYRLKGHGFNYIDDLHKDSVKLTYNINNLDDYICFSGSFVTNSKIAGCGIDTGCSFDGNLYFINYVNPGIYEFSIKRRIGGKDSTKYLRFRNTKKLKSNQEHNINVGKKLENSFLINYYNDIPQVIAIVNDEYNSILYNQYYDSMKLGLEYFYNVVLVDEKGVIHYSDCDFFNDNYYGYKEMIYNWSNIPDGNYTLKMIYSNLLKNLYDIKANEIKVTIKNGKFDLNKQNESPIVRTDINTCYKVKPFKTLKLDLKKVFNDKENDKLYYTINKGYIYNNIYYYRTAENELTDIKITANDLKGGSCTANLKIITEDTIQMNPDMEIDFTDWAEKQLDNEFSMKNNFIFRFLNDFKEVINN; via the coding sequence ATGAAAAAAAATAAATACATAAATCTAATATTATTATTTATATGTACGATATGTGCTTTGTATCTATTTGAAAGTAATATATATGCTGATGATAGCTTACAAAAAATAATAACAGATGATGGTAAAACAGATTCCGTTATTTGTAAGTATTTTGATAATGATGATAACAAGTTCAAATATAAAAGTATTAATATAAAAGACATAGATAAGATTAGATTTAAAGATAATAATATAAGTATACAAATAAATAACGATAATCAATATGAATATATTCAACCAGATTATAAAAGAAAAATACATAATATTACAAAGTTGAAAGATGAGTGGTCCACCAATAAAACAGCATTAAATGTTCTATCCAATTACCTAAAAGATAATCAAGATGAAGTTATCGTTGCAGTAGTTGATACTGGTGTGGAAATAACTCATGAATTATTAAAAGATCGACTAATTAGTGGTTACGATTTTATAGATCATGATGATATAGCCAATGATAAAAATGGACATGGTACTCATGTAGCTGGTATAGTTGCAGCGAATACTCCTGAAAATATTAAGATAATGCCAATAAGAGCTATGGATAAATATGGATATGGTTATGATTCAGTACTTGCATTGGGAGTTTATTATGCAGTTAAGCAAGGTGCAGATGTAATAAATTTATCCTTTGGAGGTATAGGATATTCAAAATATCTAGATGAAGCACTTAATTATGCTCTTGATAATAATGTATTAGTTGTTGCTAGTGCTGGAAATGATTCAGAAGATGTTTCCAAGTTCTTTCCTGCTTCAAAAGAAGAGATAATAGTAGTATCTTCTATTAATGAACTTAACGATATCTCACTTTTCTCAAATTACGGAAATTCTATAGATATATGTGCTCCTGGCAGTAGTATATATAGTTCATCACTAGATAATCAATATAGCTATATGTCGGGTACTTCTTTTGCATCACCATTTATATCATCAGCGTTAGCATTGATCAAATTAGAAGATAAGAATAGATCACCAAAGGAAATAGAAAAGATATTAAAGATGTATACTGATGATTTAGGAAATGAAGGTTACGATAATGTTTTCGGTTACGGTTCAATTAATTTCACTAATTATGTTACAGTAGATAAATCTTTCAAGATAATATCTCCCACAAGTGATATTGATATTAATGGAAAAATAAATATCAAGTATTTCTCAAACGGTCATATTGGAGATATTATAAAATTTTATTTTGATAATAAACTAATAGACCAAAAAGTAATTGACTCAGAAGGCTACAATAATTACATATTACAATTTGAAGACAAAGAATTTAAAGCATATAATTTTAGAATAGAATTGGTTCATAATAACAAAGTAATATATGAGAATAAATTAAAAGTTAAGCTATTAGAATATAATACAAGTTTTTATATGTATGATGTCAATTATAAAAAAATTGATGATTTTGAAATTCAGATTTATGGTATAAAAGATAAAAATAGCAAATTAGTGCAGAGGGTTAATAGCAATGAAAATGGTATAGCTTATACAAATTTAGATGAGGATATATTCAGACTATATGATAGAATTGTTATTATTACAGGAGGAAAACAAATATCTGAAAATATTGATATACCTATATATATAAAGACTATAGTATCATGTGGTAATAAACTATTAATTCCTAATAATATACAGACTGTATATCTAGATGAAAAAATGAAAAATATACGTGAAATCACAATTAATCCTTTTGTTAATAATTATACTATTCAACCTAATAATCCTATAGTTAAAATAATTGAGTCAGAGAAGCCAGTTTATATTGAATGTGGTAGTCATGTTATAAAACTACATGGATGGCATTCAGGATCCTTTGAACAATATTTATATAGATTAAAAGGACATGGTTTTAATTATATTGATGACTTACACAAAGATTCTGTTAAATTAACATATAACATTAATAACTTGGATGATTATATATGTTTTTCAGGTTCTTTTGTTACGAATTCTAAAATAGCAGGTTGTGGAATAGATACAGGGTGTAGTTTTGATGGTAATCTATATTTTATTAACTATGTTAACCCAGGTATATATGAGTTTAGTATTAAAAGAAGAATAGGTGGAAAAGATTCCACAAAATATTTAAGGTTTCGTAATACAAAGAAATTAAAATCAAATCAAGAACATAACATAAACGTAGGAAAAAAATTAGAAAACTCATTTTTGATTAACTATTATAATGATATACCACAAGTAATTGCCATAGTAAATGATGAGTATAATAGTATATTGTATAATCAATATTATGATTCTATGAAATTGGGACTAGAATATTTTTATAATGTTGTATTAGTAGATGAGAAGGGAGTAATACATTATTCCGATTGTGATTTTTTTAATGATAACTATTATGGTTATAAAGAAATGATTTATAATTGGTCAAATATTCCTGACGGTAATTATACTTTAAAGATGATTTACAGCAATCTATTAAAAAATCTTTATGACATTAAAGCTAATGAAATAAAAGTAACTATTAAAAATGGAAAATTTGACTTAAACAAACAAAATGAATCTCCCATTGTTAGAACAGATATTAATACTTGTTATAAAGTAAAACCTTTTAAAACATTAAAATTAGATTTGAAAAAGGTTTTTAATGATAAAGAAAATGATAAGTTATATTATACTATTAATAAAGGATATATTTATAATAATATTTATTATTATCGTACTGCAGAAAACGAATTAACAGATATTAAAATTACTGCGAATGACTTAAAAGGCGGAAGTTGTACAGCTAATCTAAAAATAATTACAGAAGATACAATACAAATGAATCCAGACATGGAAATAGACTTTACTGATTGGGCTGAAAAACAATTGGATAATGAATTTAGCATGAAAAATAATTTTATATTTAGATTTCTAAATGATTTTAAAGAAGTAATAAATAATTAG
- a CDS encoding nuclear transport factor 2 family protein: MTSQSLINNETIMQVKSVLQKFQKGYTDKDIDNIDSYMNDLFIKDDKIITIGTSRSEWCIGLEECKGLIESDWKYWGDLVINYENAKINSEGNTAWFLTDCTISWDSEDDFDEWCEDLVADYFEEKGRYINYNQFSKMAMLNLKLALIIKSSQGNKGKNIPFPIRLSGTLIKTNDKWLINKLHFSVPMSRYPEWRVDNDNIDSLKYYNQIVQRMSKLSKEHNNQSCESIRELLNTLKENYLNKKLDILDTVKDLFAAYEDIYIVDPNEIPVAIGIEDIQKMIQIQREKWDDMELNIKEAVTNIEGDTANIITNGMFKKCSTLDQLLQKEWNNIKKTLQKEGKGEDKLFQAQKQIAYVLKELSFGKESMWEFRFDAMAVKENDTWRFHNIQFTYPSLYVLEGNYDMIPLLNHNVDEQ, translated from the coding sequence ATGACATCACAATCATTAATTAACAACGAAACTATAATGCAAGTAAAAAGTGTTTTGCAGAAATTCCAAAAAGGATACACAGACAAAGATATAGACAATATAGATAGCTATATGAATGACTTATTTATCAAAGATGATAAAATTATAACTATAGGAACGTCTCGTAGTGAGTGGTGTATTGGACTTGAAGAATGTAAGGGATTAATTGAAAGTGATTGGAAATATTGGGGAGATTTAGTTATTAACTATGAAAATGCAAAAATTAATTCAGAAGGTAACACAGCTTGGTTTTTAACTGATTGTACAATAAGTTGGGATTCTGAAGACGATTTTGATGAATGGTGTGAAGACCTAGTGGCAGATTATTTTGAAGAAAAAGGGCGTTATATCAATTATAATCAATTTTCCAAAATGGCAATGTTAAATCTTAAGCTAGCATTAATCATAAAATCATCACAAGGCAATAAAGGTAAAAATATTCCTTTCCCAATCAGATTATCAGGCACATTAATCAAAACGAATGATAAATGGTTAATTAATAAATTGCATTTTTCAGTACCTATGTCAAGATATCCTGAATGGAGAGTAGATAATGATAATATAGATTCACTAAAGTATTATAATCAAATAGTACAGAGAATGAGTAAGTTAAGCAAGGAACATAATAATCAATCATGTGAAAGTATTAGGGAATTACTAAACACCTTAAAAGAGAACTACCTGAATAAAAAATTAGATATATTAGATACTGTTAAAGATCTCTTTGCTGCATATGAGGATATTTATATAGTTGATCCTAATGAGATTCCTGTCGCTATAGGTATTGAAGATATACAAAAGATGATTCAGATACAAAGAGAAAAATGGGACGATATGGAACTTAATATCAAAGAGGCGGTAACTAACATTGAGGGAGATACAGCAAATATTATAACTAATGGTATGTTCAAAAAATGTTCAACCTTAGATCAATTGCTTCAAAAAGAGTGGAATAATATTAAAAAAACACTTCAAAAAGAAGGTAAAGGTGAAGATAAACTTTTCCAAGCACAAAAACAAATAGCATATGTTTTAAAAGAACTATCATTTGGAAAAGAATCAATGTGGGAATTCAGATTTGATGCTATGGCTGTAAAAGAAAATGATACTTGGAGATTCCATAATATTCAATTCACATATCCTTCATTATATGTATTAGAAGGTAATTATGATATGATACCTTTACTTAATCATAATGTAGACGAGCAATAA
- a CDS encoding 5-bromo-4-chloroindolyl phosphate hydrolysis family protein, whose translation MDKRNFSSIGNEIKDSVKKAVNTRDFNQLNKDIGNTINNTLDDIKSSIGYNHNNSKNRKQWDNKDIYNERYKDKHYRYNHHSNKPPHEENQVYDNKNVTDHMQFVKPVGRISGILFTVFGSIGLGLFGIAIIVMAILGYTLDNSLYFTILKGLAPLFIVSMLLTGKGGSIRKRLKRFKKYIKYTKDKNYCMIKELSNYTGLKKRFIIKDLRRMISLGMFPEGHLDDQKTCFMLNNESYDQYLKLQEKMKAEKLEEEQQPRQKTKETNNDEIKDSELKKSIEEGKLYIRQIREANDVISGIEITKKLYQLENVTSKIFNYVESHPEKLSDIQKFMDYYLPTTAKLLNAYKELDMQSSQGENICSAKMEIENTLDTINLAFENLLDSLFQDVAMDVATDISVLNTMLKQEGLTEKDF comes from the coding sequence ATGGATAAAAGGAACTTCTCAAGCATCGGAAATGAAATCAAGGATAGTGTTAAAAAAGCAGTCAACACTAGAGATTTTAATCAATTAAATAAAGATATTGGAAATACCATAAACAATACTTTAGATGATATTAAAAGTTCTATAGGATACAATCATAATAATAGCAAGAATCGAAAGCAATGGGATAATAAGGACATATATAATGAACGATACAAGGACAAGCATTATAGGTATAACCACCATTCAAATAAACCACCCCATGAAGAAAACCAAGTTTATGACAATAAGAATGTCACTGATCATATGCAATTTGTAAAGCCGGTTGGAAGAATATCTGGAATATTATTTACTGTATTTGGCAGTATCGGACTTGGATTGTTTGGAATTGCTATCATTGTAATGGCTATACTTGGCTATACTTTGGATAATAGCCTTTATTTTACCATTTTAAAAGGATTAGCACCATTATTTATAGTTAGTATGTTATTGACAGGAAAAGGTGGATCAATAAGAAAGAGATTAAAACGTTTTAAAAAGTATATCAAGTATACAAAAGATAAAAATTATTGTATGATTAAGGAATTATCTAATTATACTGGACTAAAGAAAAGGTTTATTATAAAAGATTTGCGTAGAATGATTTCTTTAGGTATGTTTCCAGAAGGACATCTGGATGATCAAAAAACTTGCTTTATGCTTAATAACGAAAGTTATGATCAGTACCTTAAACTTCAAGAAAAAATGAAAGCTGAAAAGTTAGAGGAAGAACAACAGCCTAGACAGAAAACAAAAGAAACAAATAACGACGAAATTAAAGATTCTGAACTTAAAAAGTCAATAGAAGAAGGTAAATTATATATCAGACAGATTAGAGAAGCAAATGATGTTATTTCAGGAATAGAAATCACTAAAAAATTGTATCAGTTGGAAAATGTAACAAGTAAAATTTTCAATTATGTTGAAAGCCATCCAGAAAAGCTTTCGGATATTCAAAAATTTATGGATTATTATCTTCCTACTACGGCGAAATTATTGAATGCTTATAAGGAATTGGATATGCAGTCGTCACAAGGTGAAAATATTTGCTCAGCAAAAATGGAAATTGAAAATACACTGGATACTATTAATTTAGCTTTTGAGAATTTATTGGATAGTTTATTTCAAGATGTAGCAATGGATGTAGCAACGGATATATCAGTATTAAACACTATGCTAAAACAAGAAGGGTTAACTGAAAAAGATTTTTAA